A region of Synechococcus sp. HK05 DNA encodes the following proteins:
- a CDS encoding lipid-A-disaccharide synthase-related protein codes for MNPPSSDPRPILLLSNGHGEDLSGALIGQALQQRGLAVEALPLVGHGRAYSQAGIRVRGRTREYSTGGLGYTSLLGRITEVVQGQILYLLSRLLLLLRIARRYQLIVVVGDVIPVVAAWLSRRPQAVYLVAYSSHYEGKLRLPWPSAPCLRGRCTRAIYSRDALTAADLTGQLQRPVYFLGNPFFDGALTPSERLQGAPQQRLGLLPGSRLPEALHNLELMLRVLERLPEALRPAQRLGLHAALVGKLTPQEVAPLASRLGWKLQLEGEERCCLQRGPLLLQLEWGRFAAVVQQCDLLLSMTGTAAEQCVGLGKPVLQLVGEGPQFTANFAEAQRRLLGPGLFCAGGEPGSDAQLDATAELLEQLLERLLQDSSWRAALQQLGRERIGSGGGAARMAADLNTRLDG; via the coding sequence TTGAACCCACCCAGCAGCGATCCAAGGCCGATCCTGCTGCTGAGCAACGGCCATGGCGAAGACCTCAGCGGCGCCCTGATCGGCCAAGCCCTGCAACAGCGAGGCCTGGCGGTAGAAGCGCTGCCTCTGGTGGGCCATGGCCGCGCCTACAGCCAGGCGGGGATCCGTGTGCGGGGGCGCACCCGTGAATACAGCACCGGCGGGCTGGGCTACACGAGCCTGCTGGGCCGCATCACCGAGGTGGTGCAAGGGCAGATCCTCTATCTGCTCAGCCGGCTGCTGCTGCTGCTCCGCATCGCCCGCCGCTACCAGCTGATCGTGGTGGTGGGCGATGTGATCCCAGTGGTGGCGGCATGGTTGAGCCGGCGCCCCCAAGCGGTGTATCTCGTGGCCTACTCCAGCCACTACGAAGGCAAGCTTCGCCTGCCCTGGCCTAGTGCCCCGTGCCTGCGCGGGCGATGCACCCGGGCGATCTACAGCCGCGACGCCCTCACCGCCGCCGACCTCACCGGCCAGCTGCAGCGACCGGTGTATTTTCTGGGCAATCCCTTTTTTGATGGGGCCCTGACCCCCAGCGAGCGGCTGCAAGGTGCACCCCAGCAACGGCTCGGCCTGCTGCCGGGCAGCCGTCTGCCGGAAGCGCTGCACAACCTCGAGCTGATGCTGCGGGTGTTGGAGCGCCTGCCGGAAGCCCTCAGGCCTGCGCAGCGCCTGGGGCTCCATGCCGCCTTGGTGGGCAAACTCACGCCGCAAGAGGTGGCGCCATTGGCCAGCCGGCTGGGCTGGAAGCTGCAACTGGAGGGCGAGGAACGCTGCTGCCTGCAGCGGGGCCCGCTGCTCTTGCAGTTGGAGTGGGGCCGCTTTGCGGCTGTGGTGCAGCAGTGCGACCTGCTGCTTTCCATGACCGGCACCGCCGCTGAGCAATGCGTGGGGCTGGGAAAACCGGTGCTGCAGCTGGTGGGCGAGGGCCCCCAATTCACCGCAAATTTCGCCGAGGCCCAACGCCGGCTGCTGGGGCCAGGCCTGTTCTGTGCCGGAGGCGAACCGGGCAGCGATGCGCAGCTCGATGCCACGGCCGAACTGCTGGAGCAGCTGCTGGAGCGACTGCTTCAAGATTCCAGCTGGCGGGCCGCGCTGCAACAACTCGGGCGCGAACGCATCGGCAGCGGCGGTGGTGCCGCCAGGATGGCCGCCGATCTGAACACCCGCCTGGATGGCTGA
- the zds gene encoding 9,9'-di-cis-zeta-carotene desaturase gives MRVAIVGSGLAGLAAAVDLVDAGHQVDLYEARPFMGGKVGSWVDEGGNHIEMGLHVFFFNYANLFALLRKVGAIDNLLPKDHTHLFVNAGGDLRELDFRFALGAPFNGLKAFFTTPQLDWLDKLRNALALGTSPIVRGLVDYEGAMKVIRDLDRISFQQWFLGHGGSEQSIKRMWNPIAYALGFIDCEAISARCMLTIFMMFAAKTEASKLNLLKGSPHRWLTGPILEYIQERGGKLHLRHRVTEVVFEEGAAGADGLPSTQVSALKLGTPDGDIEVKADAYLAACDVPGIQRMIPESWRRWPLFDNLYKLEAVPVATVQLRYDGWVTELGDGALEEAARRDVERPAGLDNLLYTADADFSCFADLALASPVDYRKEGVGSLLQCVLTPGDPWIPKKTEEIVAATDEQVRRLFPSARNLKLVWSNVVKLAQSLYREAPGMEPYRPDQATPVGNFFLAGSYTKQDYIDSMEGATMSGRLAAAAILGRTAELATNAAVA, from the coding sequence GTGCGCGTCGCCATCGTGGGTTCGGGGTTGGCCGGGTTGGCGGCGGCGGTGGATCTGGTGGATGCCGGCCATCAGGTTGATCTCTATGAGGCCCGGCCGTTCATGGGCGGCAAGGTGGGCAGCTGGGTGGATGAAGGCGGCAACCACATCGAGATGGGGCTGCACGTGTTCTTCTTCAACTACGCCAACCTTTTTGCCCTGCTGCGCAAGGTGGGAGCGATCGACAACCTGCTCCCCAAAGACCACACCCACCTGTTTGTGAACGCCGGCGGCGACCTGCGTGAGCTCGATTTCCGCTTCGCCCTCGGCGCGCCCTTCAACGGCCTCAAGGCCTTCTTCACCACCCCCCAGCTCGACTGGCTCGACAAGCTGCGCAACGCCCTGGCCCTGGGCACCAGCCCGATTGTGCGCGGCCTGGTGGATTACGAGGGGGCGATGAAGGTGATTCGCGATCTCGATCGCATCAGCTTCCAGCAGTGGTTCCTCGGCCACGGCGGCAGCGAGCAGAGCATCAAGCGGATGTGGAATCCGATTGCCTACGCCCTCGGCTTCATCGACTGCGAGGCGATTTCGGCCCGCTGCATGCTCACCATCTTCATGATGTTTGCGGCCAAAACAGAAGCCTCCAAGCTCAACCTGCTCAAGGGTTCGCCGCATCGCTGGCTCACCGGCCCGATCCTCGAGTACATCCAGGAGCGCGGCGGCAAGCTGCACCTGCGCCACCGCGTGACGGAGGTGGTGTTTGAAGAAGGGGCAGCGGGCGCGGATGGCCTGCCTTCCACCCAGGTGAGTGCCCTCAAGCTCGGCACCCCCGATGGCGACATCGAAGTGAAAGCCGATGCCTATCTGGCGGCCTGTGATGTGCCCGGCATCCAGCGGATGATTCCCGAGTCCTGGCGCCGCTGGCCCCTGTTCGACAACCTCTACAAGCTCGAGGCCGTGCCGGTTGCCACTGTGCAACTTCGCTACGACGGCTGGGTGACCGAACTGGGCGACGGTGCCCTGGAAGAAGCGGCCCGCCGCGATGTGGAGCGCCCCGCCGGCCTCGACAACCTCCTCTACACCGCTGACGCCGACTTCAGCTGCTTCGCTGATCTGGCCCTGGCCAGCCCGGTGGACTACCGCAAGGAGGGCGTGGGCTCGTTGCTGCAGTGCGTGCTCACCCCTGGTGATCCCTGGATCCCCAAGAAAACCGAGGAGATCGTGGCCGCCACCGACGAGCAGGTGCGGCGCCTGTTCCCCTCCGCCCGCAACCTCAAACTGGTGTGGAGCAACGTGGTGAAGCTGGCCCAGTCGCTCTACCGCGAAGCACCGGGCATGGAGCCCTATCGCCCGGATCAGGCCACACCGGTGGGCAACTTCTTCCTGGCCGGCAGCTACACGAAGCAGGACTACATCGATTCGATGGAAGGCGCCACCATGAGTGGACGACTTGCGGCCGCCGCCATCCTGGGCAGGAC
- a CDS encoding TIGR01777 family oxidoreductase gives MRILLVGCSGFVGRALVPQLLEGGHSLTLVSRAPQPLPAVQHPQLQRLQADPSNPASWQQPPLQQALAKAEAVVNLAGEPIAEKRWTPQHLQLLHRSRIDTTRALVAAMAALPEEQRPGVLINGSAIGYYGTSTSQEFSESSPAGTDVLGRLCVAWEQEAQAAAAFCRVVILRIGIVLGGDGGALGKMLPVFRMGFGGPIGDGQQWMSWIARPDLCQLISTALADGAYSGVYNAVAPQPCSMASFAAALGRCLGRPSLLPVPGPLLQLLLGDGAKVVLEGQKVLPKRLEQQGFSFRYGELSAALASATS, from the coding sequence GTGCGGATTCTGTTGGTGGGCTGCAGCGGCTTTGTGGGCCGCGCCCTGGTGCCCCAGTTGCTGGAGGGCGGCCACAGCCTCACCCTGGTGAGCCGTGCCCCGCAACCGCTGCCTGCTGTGCAGCATCCGCAGCTGCAGCGGCTCCAGGCTGATCCCTCCAACCCCGCCAGCTGGCAGCAACCGCCTTTGCAGCAGGCCCTCGCCAAGGCTGAGGCGGTGGTGAACCTGGCTGGTGAGCCGATCGCCGAGAAGCGCTGGACGCCGCAGCACCTGCAGCTGCTCCACCGCAGCCGCATCGACACCACCCGTGCCCTGGTGGCGGCCATGGCCGCTCTGCCGGAGGAGCAGCGTCCAGGCGTGCTGATCAATGGCTCGGCCATCGGCTACTACGGCACCAGCACCAGCCAGGAGTTCAGCGAATCCAGCCCCGCAGGCACCGATGTGCTCGGCCGGCTGTGTGTGGCCTGGGAGCAGGAAGCTCAGGCCGCAGCAGCCTTCTGCCGCGTGGTGATCCTGCGCATCGGCATTGTGCTCGGCGGCGATGGCGGTGCCCTCGGCAAGATGCTGCCGGTGTTCCGCATGGGCTTCGGCGGGCCCATCGGCGATGGCCAGCAGTGGATGAGCTGGATCGCCCGCCCCGACCTCTGCCAGCTGATCAGCACCGCCCTCGCCGATGGCGCCTACAGCGGTGTGTACAACGCTGTGGCGCCGCAGCCTTGCAGCATGGCCTCCTTCGCTGCCGCCCTGGGCCGTTGCCTCGGGCGCCCCAGCCTGCTGCCGGTGCCAGGGCCCCTGCTGCAGCTGTTGCTGGGCGATGGCGCCAAGGTGGTGCTGGAGGGCCAGAAGGTGCTGCCCAAGCGCCTGGAGCAGCAAGGCTTTTCCTTCCGCTACGGCGAGCTCAGCGCTGCACTCGCTTCTGCCACCAGTTGA
- a CDS encoding iron-sulfur cluster assembly accessory protein, with the protein MTSETATTPVAAQPAQATHTGRDGKGILITESAMKQLATLLPAQGEGKVLRVGVRSGGCSGMSYTMDFIDAADIQADDERYIYEPAGAPSFTVVSDPKSLLYIYGMQLDFSSALIGGGFNFTNPNATQTCGCGSSFAV; encoded by the coding sequence ATGACCAGCGAGACCGCTACTACACCCGTCGCCGCTCAACCCGCGCAGGCCACCCACACCGGCCGCGACGGCAAAGGGATCCTGATCACCGAATCGGCGATGAAGCAGCTGGCGACGCTGCTGCCAGCCCAGGGCGAGGGCAAGGTGCTGCGGGTAGGCGTGCGCTCCGGCGGCTGCAGCGGCATGAGCTACACGATGGATTTCATCGATGCGGCCGACATCCAGGCCGACGATGAGCGCTACATCTACGAGCCCGCCGGCGCCCCCAGCTTCACGGTGGTGAGCGATCCCAAGAGCCTCCTCTACATCTATGGCATGCAGCTGGATTTCTCCAGCGCCCTGATCGGCGGAGGCTTCAACTTCACCAACCCCAACGCCACCCAAACCTGCGGCTGTGGCAGCTCGTTTGCGGTGTGA